The proteins below are encoded in one region of Loxodonta africana isolate mLoxAfr1 chromosome 5, mLoxAfr1.hap2, whole genome shotgun sequence:
- the LOC100661554 gene encoding LOW QUALITY PROTEIN: histone-lysine N-methyltransferase SETD5-like (The sequence of the model RefSeq protein was modified relative to this genomic sequence to represent the inferred CDS: deleted 1 base in 1 codon; substituted 1 base at 1 genomic stop codon), with amino-acid sequence MEVLRDPIKKNSSESKPAQSGFSRGNSPLSCPESVEASPAIDGVYEKSMYSTHNYGTTQRHGCRGLPYATIIPRSDLNGLPSPLEERCGDSPNSEGETVPTWCPCGLSQDGFLLNCDKCRGMSRGKVIRLHQRKQDNISGGDSSATESWDEELSPSTVLYTATQHTPTSITLTVNRVRRTKPKKWKKSPEKGRAAPKTKKIKNSPSEAQNLNENTTEGWENWIRLWTDQYEEAFTNQYGADVQNALEQHLHSGKEFVGKPAILDTINKTELACNNTVIGSQMQLQLGRVTRVQKHRKILRAARDLALDTLIIEYQGKVMLRQQFEVNGHFFXKPYPFVLFYSKFNGVEMCVDARTFGNDARFIRRSCTPNAEVRHMIADGMIHLCIYAVSAITKDAEVTIAFDYEYSNCNYKVDCACHKGNRNCPIQKRNPNAAEQPLPLPPSLPTIGAEARRRKARRKELEMEQQNEAPEENNDQQPEEVPEKVNVSSDHEEIDNPEEKPEEEKEEVVDDQENPAHSRRTWEDRKVEAIMHAFENLEKRRKRWDQTLELSNSDIEIATNTSETPVVDETKTEASESEVSNPASNVAVPSTPQSVGVNTRRSSQAGDIAVEKPIPKPPPAKPSRPRPKSRISRYRTSSAQRLKRQKQANAQQAELSQTALEEGGNNSLVTPTEAGSVDNLGENRQLTGSDPAVVSVVGSHVNRAASKYPKTQKYLVTEWMNDKAEKQECPVECPLRITTDPTVLATTLNMLPGLIHSPLICTTPKHYIRFGSLFIPERRRRPLLPDGTFSSCKKRWIKQALEGGMTQTSSVPQETRTQHLYQSNENSNASSICKDNADLLSPLKKWKSRYLMEQNVTKLLRPFSPVTPPPPNPGSKSPQLTTPGPSHPGEEDCRNGYSLMFSPITSLTTASRCNTPLQFELCHRKDTDLTKVGYLDASTNNCADRPSQLNSGHSDLAPHPSIGPNSQSGFPSRSGDGHQTLVRNSDQAFRTEFNLMYAYSPLNAMPRADGLYRGSPLVGDRKPLLLDGGYCSPAEGFPSRYEHGIMKDLSRGSMSPGGERACEGLPSAPQNPPQRKKVSLLEYRKRKQEAKESAGGGTDSIQSKSKSGGAGQGSSNSVPDTGGHGVQGSSARAPSSPHKKFSPSHSSVSHLEAVSPSDSRGTSSSHCRPQENISSRWMVPTSVERLREGGSIPKVLQSSVRVAQKGEPSPTWESSTTEKDSDPVDGEGPETLSSALSKGATVYSPSRYSYQLLQCDSPRTESQSLLQQSSSPFRGHPTQSPGYSYRTTALRPGKPPSHGSSESSLSSVSYSSPAHPVSTDSLAPFTGTPGYYSSQPHSGNSTGSSLPRRSCPSSAASPPTQGPSDSPTSGSVSQSSTGTLSSTSFPQNSRSSLPSDLRTISLPSAGQSAAYQASRVSAVSNSQHYPHRGSGGVHQYRLQPLQGSGVKTQTGLSEGFWIWENRTE; translated from the exons ATGGAAGTATTAAGAGATCCAATTAAGAAGAATAGTTCTGAGTCTAAACCAGCCCAGAGTGGCTTCTCTAGGGGAAACTCCCCGCTCAGCTGCCCTGAATCTGTGGAGGCTAGTCCAGCA ATTGATGGAGTGTATGAGAAGAGCATGTATTCCACTCATAATTATGGGACCACTCAGAGGCATGGGTGTCGAGGACTGCCTTATGCTACGATCATCCCTCGTTCTGACCTGAATGGCCTGCCGTCGCCCCTAGAAGAACGCTGTGGAGACAGCCCGAACTCTGAAGGAGAGACTGTTCCTACCTGGTGTCCTTGTGGTCTTTCTCAGGATGGCTTCCTTCTCAACTGTGACAAGTGCAGGGGAATGAGCAGGGGGAAGGTTATTAGACTTCATCAGCGGAAGCAGGACAACATATCAGGTGGGGATAGCAGTGCAACGGAAAGCTGGGATGAGGAGCTTTCTCCTTCCACTGTGTTGTATACAGCAACACAGCACACACCTACAAGCATCACCTTAACTGTTAATCGGGTTAGGAGAACGAAACCCAAGAAGTGGAAAAAGAGTCCAGAAAAGGGTCGTGCAGCACCAAAGACGAAAAAAATCAAGAATTCTCCCTCTGAAGCACAGAATTTAAATGAGAATACAACTGAGGGCTGGGAAAATTGGATAAGACTATGGACTGATCAGTATGAAGAAGCTTTCACTAATCAGTACGGTGCAGATGTACAAAACGCCCTTGAACAACATCTACATTCTGGCAAGGAATTTGTGGGCAAACCTGCCATTTTAGACACTATTAATAAAACTGAATTGGCCTGTAATAATACAGTTATTGGTTCCCAAATGCAGCTACAGCTGGGAAGAGTCACTCGTGTTCAAAAGCACCGAAAGATCCTGAGGGCTGCAAGAGATTTGGCTTTGGACACTCTTATAATAGAGTATCAAGGGAAAGTCATGTTACGACAGCAATTTGAGGTCAATGGGCATTTCTTCTAAAAACCATACCCCTTTGTGCTCTTCTACTCAAAATTCAATGGTGTAGAGATGTGTGTGGATGCCCGAACTTTCGGTAATGATGCTCGATTCATCAGAAGATCTTGTACACCAAATGCAGAGGTACGGCACATGATCGCAGATGGAATGATTCACCTGTGTATCTACGCCGTGTCTGCCATTACCAAGGATGCAGAGGTCACCATAGCGTTTGATTATGAGTACAGTAACTGTAATTATAAAGTGGACTGTGCATGTCACAAGGGGAACCGGAATTGCCCTATACAGAAAAGGAATCCCAATGCTGCAGAACAGCCACTCCCACTTCCTCCAAGCCTACCCACCATTGGAGCAGAGGCCAGGCGTAGAAAAGCACGACgaaaagagctagagatggagcAGCAGAATGAGGCTCCAGAGGAGAATAATGACCAGCAACCAGAAGAAGTTCCAGAAAAAGTAAATGTATCCAGTGATCATGAGGAAATAGACAatccagaagaaaaaccagaagaagagaaagaagaggttGTAGATGACCAGGAGAACCCAGCTCACAGCAGAAGGACCTGGGAAGATAGGAAGGTTGAAGCCATTATGCATGCTtttgaaaacttagaaaaaagaaggaaacggTGGGATCAGACCTTGGAGCTGAGCAACTCTGACATAGAGATTGCTACCAACACCTCTGAGACTCCTGTGGTAGACGAGACAAAAACTGAAGCCTCTGAATCTGAAGTTAGCAACCCAGCTTCAAATGTTGCCGTCCCAAGCACCCCACAGAGTGTTGGTGTGAACACCCGGAGGTCTTCCCAGGCAGGGGATATTGCTGTAGAAAAACCAATTCCTAAACCACCTCCAGCAAAGCCTTCTAGGCCTCGACCGAAGAGTCGAATTTCTCGGTACCGGACCAGTTCAGCCCAAAGACTAAAGCGTCAGAAGCAGGCCAATGCACAGCAGGCAGAGTTGTCACAAACTGCCCTGGAAGAGGGAGGAAATAACAGCTTAGTAACTCCTACTGAAGCTGGAAGTGTAGACAATTTAGGAGAAAACAGGCAATTAACAGGGTCTGACCCAGCAGTGGTATCGGTTGTTGGATCCCATGTCAACCGGGCTGCATCGAAGTACCCTAAAACCCAAAAGTATCTAGTTACAGAATGGATGAATGACAAAGCAGAGAAGCAAGAATGTCCTGTTGAGTGCCCTTTACGTATCACCACGGACCCAACTGTGCTGGCAACGACTCTGAACATGTTACCTGGTCTTATCCATTCCCCATTAATTTGCACCACTCCCAAACACTACATTCGTTTTGGTTCACTCTTTATCCCTGAGAGGCGCCGAAGGCCCCTTCTGCCTGATGGCACGTTCAGCTCCTGTAAGAAGCGCTGGATAAAGCAAGCCTTGGAAGGAGGGATGACTCAAACATCATCCGTACCCCAGGAGACTAGAACTCAGCACCTATACCAAAGTAATGAGAACAGTAATGCTTCTAGCATCTGCAAAGACAATGCAGACTTGTTGAGCCCATTAAAGAAATGGAAGTCTCGCTATCTGATGGAACAGAATGTCACCAAATTACTGCGGCCTTTCTCCCCAGTCACACCACCCCCTCCCAATCCAGGATCAAAGAGCCCCCAGCTGACCACACCTGGTCCATCTCATCCAGGAGAAGAGGATTGTCGAAATGGATACAGCCTCATGTTCTCACCAATCACGTCTCTTACTACTGCTAGTCGCTGTAATACTCCTCTGCAGTTTGAGCTTTGTCACCGAAAAGATACGGATCTGACAAAAGTAGGATACCTTGACGCCAGCACTAACAACTGTGCTGACAGACCTTCTCAGCTTAACTCAGGTCATTCTGACCTGGCTCCTCATCCCTCCATTGGGCCCAACTCTCAGTCTGGCTTCCCAAGCAGGAGTGGAGATGGACATCAGACCCTTGTAAGAAACTCGGACCAGGCATTTCGGACAGAGTTTAACTTAATGTATGCCTACTCCCCTTTGAACGCTATGCCTCGAGCAGATGGATTGTATCGAGGGTCTCCCCTAGTAGGGGATAGGAAGCCTTTACTCTTGGATGGGGGATATTGTTCCCCTGCAGAAGGGTTTCCCAGCAGATATGAACATGGAATTATGAAAGACCTTTCTCGTGGATCCATGTCACCTGGTGGTGAAAGGGCCTGTGAAGGACTCCCATCTGCCCCACAGAACCCACCACAGAGGAAAAAGGTATCTCTGCTGGAGTACCGCAAACGAAAACAAGAAGCCAAGGAGTCTGCTGGTGGGGGAACTGACTCTATACAGAGCAAAAGCAAGTCTGGAGGAGCTGGGCAAGGCAGCAGTAACTCAGTGCCTGACACTGGTGGCCATGGTGTACAGGGATCCTCAGCCCGAGCCCCATCTTCCCCTCACAAAAAATTCTCCCCATCTCATTCCTCTGTGTCCCATCTGGAGGCGGTAAGCCCATCAGATTCCAGAGGCACTTCTTCGTCCCACTGCAGACCTCAAGAGAATATCAGCAGTAGGTGGATGGTTCCCACGTCAGTAGAACGGCTCCGAGAAGGAGGGAGCATACCCAAGGTCCTCCAGAGCAGTGTGAGGGTGGCCCAAAAAGGAGAACCCTCTCCCACATGGGAGAGTAGCACCACAGAGAAAGACTCAGACCCTGTGGATGGAGAAGGTCCAGAGACATTGAGCTCGGCACTCTCTAAAGGAGCAACTGTTTACAGCCCTTCTAGATACAGCTACCAGCTCCTGCAGTGTGATAGTCCACGGACAGAATCACAAAGCCTCCTTCAGCAGAGTTCCTCTCCCTTTAGAGGACACCCCACCCAATCTCCAGGATACAGTTATCGAACTACTGCACTGAGACCTGGAAAACCCCCCTCTCATGGTTCTTCAGAATCATCCCTCTCTTCTGTGTCCTATTCCAGCCCCGCCCACCCTGTGTCCACAGACTCGTTGGCCCCATTTACGGGGACACCAGGGTATTATAGCAGCCAGCCACATTCTGGAAACAGCACTGGTAGCAGTCTTCCACGGAGGAGCTGCCCTTCTAGTGCTGCTAGCCCTCCCACACAGGGCCCCTCAGACTCGCCAACCTCAGGCTCGGTTTCTCAGTCCAGCACAGGAACTCTGAGTTCCACCTCCTTTCCTCAGAACTCTAGGTCATCATTGCCATCAGACTTACGGACTATCAGTCTGCCCAGTGCTGGGCAGTCAGCTGCCTACCAGGCCTCCAGGGTATCCGCGGTTTCCAATTCACAGCACTACCCACACCGTGGGAGTGGGGGTGTGCACCAGTATCGACTCCAGCCGCTGCAAGGGTCAGGAGTCAAGACTCAGACAGGACTTTCCGAAGGCTTCTGGATTTGGGAAAATAGAACTGAATGA